From the genome of Archangium lipolyticum, one region includes:
- a CDS encoding serine hydrolase domain-containing protein, translating to MALPASAGSPSEAILHATRRYLRAYPSAALCVGITHRGEHHVQALRGQGTPPAAEALYELGFLTQVFTGSLLALLVDRGEARLDTPLQQVLPLPLLPDEVAGRITLEQLATHTSGMPYDPPNLRSPQQNPADPYGHFGAELFGAFLRSYHPPHPPPRKYAESIIGMGVLGHVLSRRLRLNYGHAVRDHLCTPLQLGDTTAVRLSEEQERRLLPGHTARGVPVPGWTFPALPGAGALRSTVPDLLRFLDANLGHREAGLGRALRLAHGPRAEARGMRVGLGWNVSDVGGRPLVWRSSVTGGYAGFIGFSAEADTGVVILSDHAWSFLASLRKRVPVEEPGFTLLKKYLR from the coding sequence ATGGCCCTCCCCGCCTCCGCTGGCTCGCCCTCCGAGGCGATCCTCCACGCCACCCGGCGCTACCTGCGCGCCTACCCCTCGGCGGCGCTGTGCGTGGGCATCACGCACCGCGGGGAGCACCATGTGCAAGCCCTCCGCGGCCAGGGGACGCCGCCCGCCGCGGAGGCCCTGTACGAGCTGGGCTTCCTCACCCAGGTCTTCACCGGCAGCCTGCTCGCGTTGCTGGTGGACCGGGGCGAGGCGAGGCTCGACACGCCGCTCCAGCAGGTGCTCCCCCTGCCCCTCCTCCCGGATGAAGTGGCCGGCCGCATCACGCTCGAGCAGCTGGCGACGCATACGTCCGGCATGCCGTACGACCCGCCGAACCTGCGGAGCCCTCAGCAGAACCCGGCCGACCCCTACGGCCACTTCGGCGCGGAGCTGTTCGGGGCCTTCCTGAGGAGCTACCACCCGCCACACCCGCCGCCGCGCAAGTACGCCGAGTCCATCATCGGCATGGGCGTGCTCGGACACGTCCTCTCACGCCGCCTGAGACTCAATTATGGCCACGCCGTGAGGGATCACCTCTGCACGCCGTTGCAACTGGGTGACACCACCGCCGTCCGCCTCTCCGAGGAGCAGGAGCGGCGCCTGCTGCCCGGCCACACCGCACGGGGTGTGCCGGTGCCGGGCTGGACCTTCCCGGCGTTGCCCGGGGCGGGGGCGCTCCGCTCGACGGTGCCCGACCTGCTGCGCTTCCTCGACGCGAACCTCGGGCACCGGGAGGCCGGGCTCGGCAGGGCCCTGCGGCTCGCGCACGGCCCCCGAGCGGAGGCTCGCGGCATGCGCGTGGGGCTCGGGTGGAACGTCTCCGACGTGGGTGGAAGGCCCCTGGTGTGGCGCTCCTCGGTGACGGGCGGCTACGCGGGCTTCATCGGCTTCTCGGCGGAGGCGGACACCGGTGTGGTCATCCTGTCGGACCACGC